From a region of the Myxococcus fulvus genome:
- the map gene encoding type I methionyl aminopeptidase, with translation MSQVEIKSREEIALMREAGRIVADVLDALEQAVVPGITTWELDALAAKMTAERGARPAFKGYLGFPCVLCASINDEVVHGIPSRKRKLLEGDLMKLDFGVSYRGWFGDSARTVPVGKVSPEARSLVETTRESLQKGIQAMKPGNRLGDIGHAVQRHVEARGFSVVRDFTGHGIGRKLHEHPHVPNYGQAGAGMKLRAGMVLAVEPMVNAGTSDIEILDDDWTAVTADRKLSAHFEHTILITDGGPEVLTRGR, from the coding sequence ATGAGCCAGGTGGAGATCAAATCCAGGGAGGAGATCGCGCTCATGCGCGAGGCCGGCCGCATCGTGGCCGACGTCCTGGACGCGCTCGAGCAGGCCGTGGTGCCGGGCATCACCACCTGGGAGCTGGATGCGCTCGCGGCGAAGATGACCGCAGAGCGGGGGGCCAGGCCGGCCTTCAAGGGCTACCTCGGCTTTCCGTGTGTGCTCTGCGCCTCCATCAATGACGAGGTGGTGCACGGCATCCCCAGCCGGAAGCGGAAGCTGCTCGAAGGCGACCTGATGAAGCTCGACTTCGGGGTGTCGTACCGGGGGTGGTTCGGGGACTCGGCGCGGACGGTGCCGGTGGGGAAGGTATCCCCGGAGGCGCGGTCCCTGGTGGAGACCACCCGGGAATCGCTCCAGAAGGGCATCCAGGCGATGAAGCCTGGCAACCGGCTGGGGGACATCGGCCACGCCGTCCAGCGGCACGTGGAGGCACGGGGGTTCTCCGTGGTCCGGGATTTCACGGGCCATGGGATTGGCCGCAAGCTCCACGAGCACCCACACGTGCCCAACTACGGGCAGGCGGGGGCGGGGATGAAGCTGCGGGCGGGCATGGTGCTCGCGGTGGAGCCGATGGTGAACGCGGGGACCTCGGACATCGAGATCCTGGACGACGACTGGACGGCGGTGACGGCGGACCGGAAGTTGTCCGCCCACTTCGAGCACACCATCCTCATCACGGATGGGGGGCCCGAGGTGCTCACCCGAGGGCGTTGA
- a CDS encoding adenylate kinase, translating into MNLILLGPPNAGKGTQAKKLFADFHIPQISTGDILRKAVAEKTELGKVAGPLMAAGQYVPDEVVIGIVEERLKEADVAQGFVLDGFPRTPGQADALDRMLERLGKKLDAVVSLEVPHETLVKRGSGRRVCPKDGSVYHVETSPPKRTGFCDKCGEGLVQRPDDMPEVIEKRLQKYDAETKPLKNFYEKKGVLKSVDGVGSPEGIYEEIKAAAGRSKA; encoded by the coding sequence ATGAACCTGATCCTGTTGGGACCGCCGAACGCGGGGAAGGGTACCCAGGCGAAGAAGCTCTTCGCCGACTTCCACATCCCGCAGATCTCCACCGGTGACATCCTCCGCAAGGCTGTGGCGGAGAAGACGGAGCTGGGGAAGGTCGCGGGGCCGCTGATGGCGGCGGGCCAGTACGTGCCGGACGAGGTCGTGATTGGAATCGTCGAGGAGCGCCTGAAGGAGGCGGATGTCGCTCAGGGCTTCGTCCTGGACGGTTTCCCTCGCACTCCGGGCCAGGCGGACGCGCTGGACAGGATGCTGGAGCGGCTGGGCAAGAAGCTCGACGCCGTCGTGTCGCTCGAGGTGCCGCACGAGACGCTGGTGAAGCGCGGCTCGGGCCGGCGCGTGTGTCCGAAGGACGGCAGCGTCTACCACGTGGAGACGAGCCCGCCGAAGCGCACGGGCTTCTGCGACAAGTGCGGCGAGGGCCTGGTGCAGCGGCCGGACGACATGCCGGAGGTCATCGAGAAGCGCCTGCAGAAGTACGACGCCGAGACCAAGCCGCTGAAGAACTTCTACGAGAAGAAGGGCGTGCTCAAGAGCGTGGACGGCGTGGGCTCCCCGGAGGGCATCTACGAGGAAATCAAGGCCGCCGCGGGTCGGAGCAAGGCCTGA
- the rpsM gene encoding 30S ribosomal protein S13 — MARIAGIDLPPNKRAVISLQYIYGIGNKSAQDIIEAAGIDPTTRTKDLTEDQARKIREIIEANYKVEGDLRREVTMNIKRLMDLGCYRGLRHRKGLPVRGQRTHTNARTRKGPKRGIVRAKPAAPAR; from the coding sequence ATGGCTCGTATCGCCGGCATCGACCTGCCGCCCAACAAGCGCGCCGTGATCTCGCTCCAGTACATCTACGGGATCGGCAACAAGTCCGCGCAAGACATCATCGAGGCGGCGGGCATCGACCCCACCACCCGGACCAAGGACCTCACCGAGGACCAGGCTCGAAAGATCCGTGAGATCATCGAGGCCAACTACAAGGTCGAGGGTGATCTCCGGCGTGAAGTGACGATGAACATCAAGCGCCTGATGGACCTGGGCTGCTACCGGGGCCTGCGTCACCGCAAGGGTCTGCCGGTCCGCGGTCAGCGCACCCACACCAACGCGCGCACCCGCAAGGGTCCGAAGCGTGGCATCGTCCGGGCGAAGCCGGCGGCTCCGGCTCGGTAA
- the rpsK gene encoding 30S ribosomal protein S11: MADETNTSAAAPTGAEGEAPAAKKTKRKGKKSILNGVVHIQSTFNNTIITITDVSGNVISWSSAGARGFKGSRKSTPFAAQVAAGDAAAKAMEHGLKNVSVFVKGPGAGRESALRALAAAGLKINLIRDVTPIPHNGCRQPKRRRV, from the coding sequence ATGGCTGACGAGACCAATACTTCGGCTGCGGCGCCCACGGGTGCCGAGGGCGAGGCCCCCGCCGCGAAGAAGACCAAGCGCAAGGGCAAGAAGAGCATCCTCAACGGCGTGGTCCACATCCAGTCCACGTTCAACAACACCATCATCACGATCACGGACGTGTCCGGGAACGTGATCTCCTGGTCCTCGGCCGGGGCGCGTGGCTTCAAGGGAAGCCGCAAGTCCACTCCGTTCGCCGCCCAGGTGGCCGCTGGCGACGCCGCCGCGAAGGCGATGGAGCACGGCCTGAAGAACGTGTCCGTGTTCGTGAAGGGGCCGGGCGCGGGCCGTGAGTCGGCGCTGCGCGCGCTGGCCGCCGCTGGCCTGAAGATCAACCTCATCCGCGACGTGACGCCCATCCCGCACAACGGGTGCCGTCAGCCCAAGCGTCGTCGCGTCTAA
- a CDS encoding deoxynucleoside kinase produces the protein MARKKFIAIAGNIGAGKTELTSFLCRKYGLTPSFEPNDQNPYLADFYKDMKTWAFRSQLFFLTHKFRLHRELERTSGTVLRDRTLYEDAEIFAKNLHRQRLIDKRDWKTYCELYETISESLRPPDLMIYLRCPVPTLKARIRLRGRSMEKDIPTRYLQRLNALYEEWFGAYRLSPVLVLATDKLDYLTNLVDRVDLFQQIEKHL, from the coding sequence TTGGCCAGGAAAAAGTTCATCGCCATCGCGGGCAACATCGGCGCCGGGAAGACGGAGCTCACGTCCTTCTTGTGCCGGAAGTACGGGCTGACACCGTCCTTCGAGCCCAATGACCAGAACCCCTATCTCGCGGACTTCTACAAGGACATGAAGACGTGGGCCTTCCGCTCACAGCTCTTCTTCCTCACGCACAAGTTCCGCCTCCACCGGGAGTTGGAGCGCACGTCCGGTACCGTGTTGCGGGACCGCACCCTCTACGAGGACGCGGAGATCTTCGCGAAGAACCTCCACCGCCAGCGGCTCATCGACAAGCGGGACTGGAAGACGTACTGCGAGCTGTACGAGACCATCTCCGAGTCGCTGCGGCCCCCCGACTTGATGATCTACCTGCGCTGCCCGGTCCCGACGCTCAAGGCGCGCATCCGCCTGCGCGGCAGGTCCATGGAGAAGGACATCCCCACCCGCTACCTCCAGCGCCTCAATGCCCTGTATGAGGAATGGTTCGGTGCCTACCGGTTGTCTCCAGTGCTGGTGCTGGCCACCGACAAGCTCGACTACCTGACCAATCTGGTGGACCGCGTGGACCTCTTTCAGCAAATCGAGAAGCACCTGTGA
- the rplQ gene encoding 50S ribosomal protein L17, producing the protein MRHRVGQRKLHRTTSHRLAMLNNMVTSLLEHQAIRTTLPKAKEARKLAERIITLGKRGGLSNVRLAARTVKDRDVLKKVFSEYKDRYANRPGGYTRIVRLGFRRGDAAEMALLELVDRPEKKAAPAAEAPASTEETKAE; encoded by the coding sequence ATGCGTCATAGGGTAGGACAGAGGAAGCTGCACCGCACCACGAGCCACCGTCTCGCGATGCTGAACAACATGGTCACCTCGCTGCTCGAGCACCAGGCCATCCGCACCACGCTGCCCAAGGCCAAGGAGGCCCGGAAGCTGGCGGAGCGCATCATCACGCTGGGTAAGCGTGGTGGGCTCTCCAACGTGCGCCTGGCGGCCCGGACCGTGAAGGACCGTGACGTGCTGAAGAAGGTCTTCAGCGAGTACAAGGACCGCTACGCCAACCGTCCCGGCGGCTACACCCGCATCGTTCGTCTCGGCTTCCGCCGGGGTGACGCCGCGGAGATGGCCCTGCTGGAGCTGGTGGACCGGCCCGAGAAGAAGGCCGCGCCCGCCGCCGAGGCTCCTGCGTCCACCGAGGAGACCAAGGCCGAGTAA
- the infA gene encoding translation initiation factor IF-1 encodes MPKDDSIEVEGTVMEPLPNAMFRVELDNGHRVLAHISGKMRMHFIRILPGDKVKVELSPYDLTRGRITYRAK; translated from the coding sequence TTGCCGAAGGATGATTCCATCGAAGTCGAGGGGACGGTGATGGAGCCCCTCCCCAACGCGATGTTCCGTGTGGAGCTGGACAACGGCCACAGGGTGCTCGCGCACATCTCGGGCAAGATGAGGATGCACTTCATCCGAATCCTTCCCGGTGACAAGGTGAAGGTCGAGCTGTCTCCGTACGACCTGACGCGTGGACGGATCACGTACCGGGCGAAGTAA
- a CDS encoding tetratricopeptide repeat protein: MTPAFRFRPWARATVLGLGLLAAGCGHTSATKMGAAAPTDERSRARAYLEENQPQKALGILADLHARSPEDLDVARTLTEAHVKAGRADAWIQELQGRIATGERAVDQYMLGLALFSRARDAGAPAVAAFERAIALAPDTAEYHYRLGVARLESEQYPAAVEPLRRAALLAPERTAWRLPLAKALHRTGDSPGAVEALGVVVRGRPSPADVATARALMEQISDPFGGIPKAAEAKLEEGLRYLNDLDAPQHAILAFEEVLHDYPDLAVLHSLLGLAYQRLDDAGRAVDEFKQAIERAPRDGKNHLYLGELYAARQRPDAARGSFEKAVALHPLLDAAWFRLGDLHLERRDLPAAREAFTVAVSLTPDSLPARGKLALVYQLEADYPAAERELRYVVEKDPENVEFTLRLGLLFTEQTLKSTRPQARKAAAEEAERWLSKVLEAQPENAMASRALQSLKGQ, encoded by the coding sequence ATGACTCCCGCCTTCCGCTTCCGTCCCTGGGCTCGCGCCACCGTGCTGGGTCTGGGACTCCTTGCCGCCGGTTGCGGCCACACCTCCGCCACGAAGATGGGCGCCGCGGCCCCCACCGACGAGCGCTCTCGCGCGCGGGCCTACCTGGAGGAGAACCAGCCCCAGAAGGCCCTCGGGATTCTCGCGGATCTGCATGCGCGGTCCCCCGAGGACCTCGATGTCGCGCGCACGTTGACGGAAGCCCACGTGAAGGCGGGCCGCGCGGACGCGTGGATTCAGGAGCTGCAGGGGCGCATCGCCACGGGTGAGCGCGCCGTGGACCAGTACATGCTGGGACTCGCGCTGTTCTCCCGCGCGAGGGACGCCGGTGCCCCCGCCGTGGCCGCCTTCGAGCGCGCCATCGCCCTCGCCCCGGACACGGCCGAGTACCACTACCGCCTGGGCGTCGCCCGCCTCGAGTCCGAGCAGTACCCCGCCGCCGTGGAGCCGCTGCGCCGCGCCGCCCTGCTCGCGCCCGAGCGCACCGCGTGGCGCCTGCCCCTGGCCAAGGCGCTGCACCGCACCGGGGACTCCCCGGGCGCGGTGGAGGCGCTCGGCGTCGTGGTGCGAGGCCGCCCCTCGCCCGCTGACGTGGCCACGGCGCGCGCGCTGATGGAGCAGATCAGCGACCCCTTCGGAGGCATCCCCAAGGCGGCCGAGGCCAAGCTGGAGGAGGGCCTGCGCTACCTCAACGATTTGGACGCCCCGCAGCACGCCATCCTCGCCTTCGAGGAGGTGCTGCACGACTACCCGGACCTTGCCGTGCTCCACTCGCTGCTGGGCCTGGCCTATCAGCGCCTGGACGACGCGGGCCGCGCGGTGGACGAGTTCAAACAGGCCATCGAGCGCGCCCCACGCGATGGGAAGAACCACCTGTACCTGGGCGAGCTCTACGCGGCCCGCCAGCGTCCGGACGCGGCGCGCGGCTCGTTCGAGAAGGCCGTCGCGCTGCACCCTCTTCTCGACGCGGCGTGGTTCCGCCTGGGCGACCTGCACCTGGAGCGGCGGGACTTGCCCGCGGCGCGCGAGGCGTTCACCGTCGCGGTGTCGCTCACGCCCGACTCCCTCCCTGCGCGCGGCAAGCTCGCCCTCGTGTACCAGCTCGAGGCGGACTACCCCGCCGCCGAGCGCGAGCTGCGCTACGTGGTCGAAAAGGACCCGGAGAACGTCGAGTTCACGCTGCGGTTGGGGCTGCTCTTCACCGAGCAGACGCTGAAGTCCACGCGCCCGCAGGCGCGCAAGGCGGCGGCCGAGGAGGCCGAGCGCTGGCTCTCCAAGGTGCTGGAAGCGCAGCCGGAGAACGCGATGGCGTCGCGCGCGCTGCAAAGCCTCAAGGGCCAGTAG
- a CDS encoding DUF2314 domain-containing protein yields MEVYLLATEQEGPVPLDALRASFATDEVEFTPDEDAQGFVLRADSSEVRVRLTVGPEGLPKFNKAAYSGSPEAFARLGKARAYYHLSLEPGGAQPTLPVFEALWAVRTLLEHVPGVLVDLAAYKLHEPEDVVEITELDFDIRDHVHLHAVEVTEGDTPLWVHSHGMEKFGARDLEIFHLAEQDLLPAESFLHELCTDLAFGQGPALRSQVGTSEGQAFMVVPSEEARANLLGVPLETFEGHEGLFLTVVSPLGRHNTSQLLAPYRERFSQEPEEQTESMRREAQALLPAFLARFQRRGLMEPLTFLVRAPFDTHPDGNKVVENLWLELMARDDGSLVGKLVDGAVHTTEWRKGAHVEVEETQVNALALSREGRALDESEIRALLNAERPM; encoded by the coding sequence ATGGAGGTCTACCTCCTGGCGACCGAGCAGGAAGGGCCCGTGCCGTTGGATGCCCTGCGGGCCTCGTTCGCGACCGATGAGGTGGAGTTCACCCCGGACGAGGATGCCCAGGGGTTCGTGCTCCGGGCGGACAGCTCGGAGGTGCGGGTCCGGCTGACGGTGGGCCCCGAGGGCCTGCCGAAGTTCAACAAGGCGGCCTACAGCGGCAGCCCGGAGGCCTTCGCGCGGCTGGGCAAGGCGCGCGCGTACTACCACCTGTCGCTGGAGCCGGGTGGGGCGCAGCCCACGCTGCCGGTGTTCGAGGCGCTCTGGGCGGTGCGCACCCTGTTGGAGCACGTGCCCGGCGTCCTGGTGGACCTGGCGGCCTACAAGCTGCACGAGCCCGAGGACGTGGTGGAGATCACCGAGCTGGACTTCGACATCCGGGACCACGTCCACCTGCACGCGGTGGAGGTGACGGAGGGCGACACCCCGCTGTGGGTTCACTCGCACGGGATGGAGAAGTTCGGGGCGCGTGACTTGGAGATCTTCCACCTGGCGGAGCAGGACCTGCTGCCGGCGGAGAGCTTCCTGCACGAGCTGTGCACGGACCTGGCCTTCGGGCAGGGGCCGGCGCTGCGCTCGCAGGTGGGCACCAGCGAGGGGCAGGCCTTCATGGTGGTGCCGTCCGAGGAGGCCCGGGCGAACCTGCTCGGCGTGCCGCTGGAGACCTTCGAGGGTCATGAGGGGCTGTTCCTCACGGTGGTGTCGCCCCTGGGGCGGCACAACACGTCCCAGCTGCTGGCGCCCTACCGGGAGCGCTTCTCGCAGGAGCCTGAGGAGCAGACGGAGTCCATGCGCCGGGAGGCCCAGGCGCTGCTGCCCGCGTTCCTGGCGCGCTTCCAGCGCCGGGGGCTGATGGAGCCGCTCACCTTCCTCGTGCGGGCGCCGTTCGACACCCACCCGGATGGGAACAAGGTGGTGGAGAACCTGTGGCTGGAGCTGATGGCCCGGGACGACGGCAGCCTCGTGGGCAAGCTGGTGGATGGCGCGGTGCACACCACGGAGTGGCGCAAGGGCGCCCACGTGGAGGTCGAGGAGACCCAGGTCAACGCGCTGGCGCTCAGCCGCGAGGGCCGGGCCCTGGACGAGTCGGAGATCCGGGCCCTGCTCAACGCAGAGCGGCCGATGTAG
- a CDS encoding DNA-directed RNA polymerase subunit alpha: MADTFVAKNWRDLIKPRRMEVDQDSLTPTYGKFVAEPLERGFGTTLGNSLRRVLLSSLQGAAITSVKIEGVDHEFTTIPEVSEDVTDVVLNLKEVLLRMHTNETKTLRIEAEGPKEVKAGDIIADADVEILNPGHHICTISEGGKLRMELTCRRGRGYVPANSNKVAGAPIGTIPIDSLFSPTRKVNYQVTNARVGQVTDFDKLSLEVWTDGSVTPQDAVAYAAKIIKEQLTVFVNFDETEEPVIAEAPKEEAKLNENLFRSVDELELSVRSANCLQQANIKTIGDLVQRTEAEMLKTKNFGRKSLKEIKEILAEMGLSLGMKLENWPPKQAPAPAAPKA, encoded by the coding sequence ATGGCAGATACGTTCGTTGCGAAGAACTGGCGTGACCTCATCAAGCCGCGCCGGATGGAAGTGGACCAGGACAGCCTGACGCCCACCTACGGCAAGTTCGTCGCGGAGCCGCTCGAGCGCGGCTTCGGCACGACGCTGGGCAACTCGCTGCGCCGGGTGCTCCTGTCGTCGCTGCAGGGCGCGGCGATCACCTCGGTGAAGATCGAGGGCGTGGACCACGAGTTCACCACCATCCCCGAGGTGTCCGAGGACGTCACGGACGTCGTGCTGAACCTGAAGGAAGTCCTCCTTCGGATGCACACGAACGAGACGAAGACGCTGCGCATCGAGGCGGAGGGCCCCAAGGAGGTCAAGGCGGGTGACATCATCGCCGACGCCGACGTGGAGATCCTCAACCCCGGTCACCACATCTGCACCATCTCCGAGGGTGGCAAGCTCCGCATGGAGCTGACGTGCCGCCGCGGCCGCGGCTACGTGCCGGCCAACTCGAACAAGGTGGCGGGCGCGCCCATCGGCACCATCCCCATCGACTCGCTGTTCTCGCCCACGCGCAAGGTGAACTACCAGGTCACCAACGCCCGCGTCGGTCAGGTCACCGACTTCGACAAGCTGTCGCTCGAGGTCTGGACGGACGGCTCGGTGACCCCGCAGGACGCGGTGGCGTACGCGGCGAAGATCATCAAGGAGCAGCTGACCGTCTTCGTGAACTTCGACGAGACCGAGGAGCCGGTCATCGCCGAGGCGCCGAAGGAAGAGGCGAAGCTGAACGAGAACCTGTTCCGCTCGGTGGACGAGCTGGAGCTGTCGGTGCGCTCGGCCAACTGCCTGCAGCAGGCGAACATCAAGACCATCGGCGACCTGGTGCAGCGCACCGAGGCCGAGATGCTCAAGACGAAGAACTTCGGCCGCAAGTCGCTCAAGGAGATCAAGGAGATCCTGGCGGAGATGGGCCTGTCGCTCGGCATGAAGCTGGAGAACTGGCCGCCGAAGCAGGCCCCGGCTCCCGCGGCGCCCAAGGCGTAA
- the rpmJ gene encoding 50S ribosomal protein L36, producing MKVRASVKKICDKCKVVRRKGIVRVICASNPRHKQRQGR from the coding sequence ATGAAGGTTCGGGCGTCCGTCAAGAAGATCTGCGATAAGTGCAAGGTTGTCCGCCGCAAGGGTATCGTGCGCGTGATTTGCGCCTCCAACCCCCGGCACAAGCAGCGCCAGGGCCGATAG
- a CDS encoding lysophospholipid acyltransferase family protein, whose product MRKLFCILTAGVWTLVCFPLTLVAMLVTLRSSSALWVVRELWSPVLLWAGGAKLEVSGQENVDPRRPTIYVGNHQSTIDIPAHFMAVPVPFRFVAKDQLKWVPLIGWYLALGGHVFINRTNRSKAISSLEAAAAKIRGGTSIFLYPEGTRSSDGRVLPFKKGPFALALKARVPICPVTIEGSGDLMPKDSWNITPGPVRVRVGKPIDTTAFAENDREGLARAVREAIIADNLAMGGKGGDSEDAIASAGHEGVGSAHASPTS is encoded by the coding sequence ATGCGCAAGCTTTTCTGCATATTGACCGCTGGAGTCTGGACGCTCGTCTGCTTTCCCCTGACCCTCGTCGCGATGCTCGTCACGCTGCGCTCCTCGAGCGCGCTGTGGGTGGTCCGCGAGCTGTGGTCCCCGGTGCTCCTGTGGGCCGGTGGCGCGAAGCTGGAGGTCTCCGGCCAGGAGAACGTGGACCCCAGGCGGCCCACCATCTACGTGGGCAACCACCAGTCCACCATCGACATCCCGGCCCACTTCATGGCGGTGCCGGTGCCCTTCCGCTTCGTGGCCAAGGACCAGCTCAAGTGGGTGCCCCTCATCGGCTGGTACCTGGCGCTGGGCGGACACGTCTTCATCAACCGCACCAATCGCTCCAAGGCCATCAGCTCCCTGGAGGCCGCCGCGGCGAAGATTCGGGGCGGCACCAGCATCTTCCTCTACCCGGAGGGCACCCGCTCTTCGGATGGCCGCGTGCTGCCCTTCAAGAAGGGTCCCTTCGCGCTCGCGCTCAAGGCCCGCGTCCCCATCTGCCCCGTCACCATCGAGGGCTCCGGGGACCTCATGCCCAAGGACAGCTGGAACATCACCCCGGGCCCCGTCCGCGTGAGGGTGGGCAAGCCCATCGACACCACCGCCTTCGCGGAGAATGACCGAGAGGGCCTGGCCCGGGCCGTGCGCGAGGCCATCATCGCGGACAACCTCGCGATGGGCGGCAAGGGCGGCGACAGCGAGGACGCCATCGCCTCCGCCGGCCACGAGGGCGTCGGCTCCGCCCACGCCTCCCCTACTTCCTGA
- the rpsD gene encoding 30S ribosomal protein S4: MARYTASACRICRRENLKMYLKGDRCYTDKCAIERRPYPPGQHGQGRVKFSGYGVQLREKQKVKRMYGLLENQFRGYYHRASAAKGKTGENLLQQLELRLDNVVFRMGFADTRNEARQLVRHGHFQVNGRKVNIPSFSIKPGTAVEVVEKSRKVLRISEALETVDRRGVPQWIDLDKKAFKGTVRTVPNREDLTMPIQEQLIVELYSK, translated from the coding sequence ATGGCCCGTTATACCGCGAGCGCTTGCCGTATCTGCCGGCGCGAAAACCTCAAGATGTACCTGAAGGGCGACCGCTGCTACACGGACAAGTGTGCCATCGAGCGCCGCCCGTATCCCCCCGGCCAGCACGGCCAGGGCCGCGTGAAGTTCTCTGGTTACGGCGTGCAGCTGCGCGAGAAGCAGAAGGTCAAGCGCATGTACGGCCTGCTGGAGAACCAGTTCCGCGGCTACTACCACCGCGCGTCCGCCGCCAAGGGCAAGACGGGTGAGAACCTCCTGCAGCAGCTGGAGCTCCGCCTGGACAACGTGGTGTTCCGCATGGGCTTCGCGGACACGCGCAACGAGGCGCGCCAGCTGGTGCGTCACGGTCACTTCCAGGTGAACGGCCGCAAGGTCAACATCCCCTCGTTCTCCATCAAGCCGGGCACGGCCGTCGAGGTGGTGGAGAAGAGCCGCAAGGTGCTCCGCATCTCCGAGGCGCTGGAGACGGTGGACCGCCGTGGCGTTCCCCAGTGGATCGACCTGGACAAGAAGGCGTTCAAGGGCACGGTTCGCACGGTCCCCAACCGCGAGGACCTGACCATGCCCATCCAGGAGCAGCTCATCGTCGAGCTGTACTCGAAGTAA